The Pseudoalteromonas translucida KMM 520 genome has a window encoding:
- a CDS encoding thiol:disulfide interchange protein DsbA/DsbL: MLKKLKLSLLLLCLPFAALAANFEVGNQYTVIDIEKSTTPQVTEYFSFYCPHCFKFEPVAHAIEENLPKGAVFIKNHVNFLGGVSPQAQSNLSLAYLVAKKHGQADTITDKIFKSIHVQRAPLTEIKDLKKLLDINGISSDTFDQDIASMPIIAAEQAMQDKQNKYSKLGALTGVPTFIVNDKYKINLNTIKSQEELDELVSFLLAL; this comes from the coding sequence ATGCTTAAAAAATTAAAACTGAGCCTACTACTTCTTTGTCTACCTTTTGCAGCACTTGCAGCAAACTTTGAAGTAGGTAATCAATATACAGTTATCGATATCGAAAAAAGTACTACACCACAAGTTACCGAATACTTTTCGTTTTATTGCCCGCATTGTTTTAAGTTTGAACCGGTTGCACACGCAATTGAAGAAAACCTACCTAAAGGTGCGGTGTTTATAAAAAATCACGTTAACTTTTTAGGCGGCGTATCGCCACAAGCACAAAGTAACTTGAGCCTAGCTTATTTAGTTGCTAAAAAGCACGGACAAGCAGATACGATTACAGACAAGATTTTTAAAAGTATTCATGTTCAGCGCGCACCACTGACTGAAATTAAAGATCTAAAAAAATTATTAGATATAAATGGCATTAGTAGCGATACATTTGATCAAGATATTGCCAGTATGCCCATTATTGCAGCTGAACAAGCAATGCAAGATAAACAAAATAAATACTCAAAATTAGGTGCGCTAACAGGCGTTCCTACTTTTATTGTAAACGACAAATATAAAATCAATCTAAATACCATCAAGAGCCAAGAAGAGCTTGATGAGTTAGTTTCATTTTTACTCGCACTATAA
- the trmA gene encoding tRNA (uridine(54)-C5)-methyltransferase TrmA, producing the protein MAVIKIDTTQYDAQLSEKEQRIAAQFQRFGVDKLEVFSSEPINYRQRAEFRVWHDGDDLFHIMFDQQTKDKIRVDSFDPAAPLVGEVMQVMIDNLKSCEILRRKLFQIDYLSTLSGEILVSLLYHKPLDEHWLSEINALKEKLSSKYKIDFIGRARKQKEMLGDDYVTERLNVNGQELIYQQVENSFTQPNAKVNIKMLEWAQDLCKPLKNDLLELYCGNGNFSIALAGSFNKVLATEISKSSVHSAQYNIAQNKVANLDIIRMSSEEFTQAMNGERSFSRLEGIDLNSYNCQTILVDPPRAGMDTLTCDLVANYENIIYISCNPETLERDLDHLTRTHEVKRFAIFDQFPYTHHIESGVFLQKKNT; encoded by the coding sequence ATGGCAGTTATTAAAATAGACACCACACAGTACGATGCGCAGTTAAGCGAAAAAGAACAGCGTATTGCTGCCCAATTTCAACGTTTTGGTGTGGATAAACTTGAGGTATTTAGCTCAGAGCCGATTAACTACCGCCAACGCGCTGAGTTTAGAGTATGGCACGATGGTGACGATCTGTTTCATATAATGTTTGATCAACAAACTAAAGACAAAATTCGCGTTGATAGCTTTGACCCTGCCGCTCCTTTGGTAGGTGAAGTGATGCAAGTAATGATTGATAATTTAAAGTCGTGTGAAATTTTGCGTCGTAAATTATTTCAGATTGATTACTTATCTACGCTAAGCGGTGAGATTTTAGTGAGTCTGTTATATCACAAGCCACTTGATGAGCATTGGCTGAGTGAAATTAACGCGCTTAAAGAAAAGTTAAGCAGTAAGTATAAAATTGATTTTATTGGCCGTGCCCGCAAACAAAAAGAAATGCTTGGTGATGACTACGTTACCGAACGCTTAAACGTGAATGGCCAAGAACTAATATATCAGCAGGTAGAAAATAGCTTTACCCAGCCAAATGCCAAAGTAAATATTAAAATGCTAGAGTGGGCGCAAGACTTATGTAAGCCACTTAAAAATGATTTACTTGAGCTTTATTGTGGTAACGGTAACTTCTCTATTGCGTTAGCGGGTTCGTTTAACAAAGTGCTGGCAACCGAGATATCAAAGTCGTCGGTACACTCAGCGCAGTACAATATAGCGCAAAACAAGGTTGCCAATTTAGATATTATTCGCATGTCGAGCGAAGAGTTTACTCAAGCCATGAATGGCGAACGTAGTTTTTCTCGCTTAGAAGGTATAGATTTAAACAGCTACAATTGTCAAACCATTTTAGTTGATCCGCCACGTGCCGGTATGGATACTCTAACGTGTGACTTAGTAGCAAATTACGAAAATATTATTTATATTTCGTGTAACCCAGAGACACTAGAGCGCGACCTTGATCACTTAACCCGCACCCATGAAGTTAAACGCTTTGCGATTTTTGATCAATTCCCTTATACGCACCATATTGAGTCGGGTGTATTTTTACAAAAAAAGAATACTTAA
- the ccoG gene encoding cytochrome c oxidase accessory protein CcoG, whose translation MDKQIKVKNIPVEVKIQKPDLSGQQDRFNPRNRIYVRAVNGLHQLLRQRIGFLGLLAFMLLPWINFNGEQAVLFDLIGQKYNIFGLTLWPQDFTILAFIFMLAAFALFLVTTFYGRVWCGYTCPQTVWTFTFIWFEEKFEGTANQRKKLDQRPMDFDKFWRKTAKHTSWILFSLYTAITFVGYFTPIRELLPDFVTFNSGSYALMSIIFFAACTYGNAGWMREIMCLHICPYSRFQSAMFDKDTYTVSYDEKRGESRGPRSRKVAHQDLEIGDCIDCNLCVQVCPTGIDIRNGLQAECINCGACIDACDGVMDKMNYPRGLISYTTERNLETPENKTNPLRAKIIGYIVIMVILTSALVANIALRKTMEFDIIRDRNQLYRVDFEGLVENTYTLKVINKAQYEQTFTIKVQGLDNFKYIGKQTFRVNAGQSHNVPLSLVMDPYDLKAPMTEFNFVLSPVGEPDNQISQSSNFFKAR comes from the coding sequence ATGGACAAACAAATTAAAGTAAAAAATATACCAGTTGAAGTAAAGATTCAAAAGCCGGATCTTAGCGGGCAACAGGATCGGTTTAATCCACGTAATCGTATTTACGTGCGTGCTGTTAATGGCTTGCACCAACTTCTTAGGCAGCGAATTGGCTTTTTAGGTCTGTTGGCATTTATGCTGCTACCTTGGATAAATTTTAATGGTGAGCAGGCCGTTTTATTTGATTTAATAGGTCAAAAATACAATATTTTTGGTTTAACTCTGTGGCCGCAAGACTTTACCATACTCGCCTTTATTTTTATGTTGGCCGCGTTTGCTTTGTTTTTGGTCACTACATTTTATGGACGAGTGTGGTGTGGTTATACCTGCCCACAGACGGTGTGGACTTTTACCTTTATTTGGTTTGAAGAAAAGTTTGAAGGTACGGCAAACCAACGTAAAAAGCTCGACCAACGACCAATGGACTTTGATAAGTTTTGGCGCAAAACCGCTAAGCACACCAGTTGGATTTTGTTTTCTTTATATACAGCAATTACATTTGTTGGTTACTTTACCCCTATTCGTGAGCTACTCCCTGATTTTGTTACCTTTAATTCCGGTAGCTATGCCTTGATGAGTATTATCTTTTTTGCTGCTTGTACATACGGTAATGCTGGGTGGATGCGCGAAATTATGTGTTTACATATTTGCCCATACTCACGTTTTCAGTCAGCCATGTTTGATAAAGATACCTATACAGTATCGTATGATGAAAAACGCGGTGAAAGCCGTGGCCCACGCTCGCGCAAAGTGGCACACCAAGATTTAGAAATAGGCGACTGTATTGACTGTAATTTATGCGTGCAAGTATGCCCAACCGGTATAGACATACGTAATGGCTTACAAGCAGAGTGTATTAACTGTGGCGCTTGTATTGATGCATGTGATGGGGTGATGGATAAAATGAATTATCCACGCGGACTTATTTCTTATACCACTGAGCGAAACTTAGAAACGCCAGAGAATAAAACCAACCCATTGCGGGCAAAAATTATTGGCTATATAGTGATCATGGTTATTTTAACCAGTGCCTTGGTTGCCAATATTGCGCTGCGTAAAACGATGGAATTTGATATTATTCGCGATCGTAATCAGTTATATAGGGTTGATTTTGAAGGGTTGGTAGAAAACACCTACACCTTAAAAGTGATCAACAAAGCGCAGTATGAGCAAACCTTTACAATTAAAGTGCAAGGGCTCGATAACTTTAAGTACATAGGTAAACAAACGTTTAGGGTTAACGCAGGGCAATCGCACAATGTGCCTTTATCACTGGTTATGGATCCGTATGACTTAAAAGCGCCAATGACAGAATTTAACTTTGTGCTATCGCCGGTAGGCGAGCCCGACAATCAAATATCACAGTCGAGTAACTTTTTTAAAGCGCGGTAA
- a CDS encoding DUF5610 domain-containing protein, whose protein sequence is MKIGNFGFVPNHNINKYGNKGALQQPTIQSPQDNYQQRGKELAAKVLGDKMAQALGLPISEPKKDKPLFDFDEIVKNVLDFVTSAVRKAKANGADDEKLKGMLGDARKGVQIGIDDAVDELKGSGVFNDDIAQGINKSKEGIFHGLDKFEDDLFNPKPASVSVSQAQYASLSNKAEYKFTTAEGDEVSIRFADAYESQSASRYQQNGNGESFVSESSQSRELSFSMSVNGDLNENEQKAINELMADLQSVSSTFFSGDLDKAFEEAQALSLGNEQLVAFSMDLRQTKTVAAVKGYEEYKPVPEKAVADKLAPFNDDLKAVFNKATELGIQNQLSGIMQWLNQDQAEIDKLVDYTKAMFENLNQLNIATDELTNQQ, encoded by the coding sequence ATGAAAATCGGTAACTTTGGCTTTGTTCCAAACCACAATATTAATAAATACGGTAATAAAGGGGCTTTACAGCAACCTACAATACAGTCGCCTCAAGATAACTATCAGCAGCGCGGTAAAGAACTTGCTGCCAAAGTGCTCGGTGACAAAATGGCTCAAGCTCTTGGCTTACCGATAAGCGAGCCAAAAAAAGATAAACCGCTTTTTGATTTTGATGAAATCGTTAAAAACGTTTTAGACTTCGTTACCAGTGCAGTACGTAAAGCAAAAGCCAACGGTGCCGACGATGAAAAACTCAAAGGTATGTTAGGTGATGCTAGAAAAGGCGTGCAAATAGGGATTGATGACGCGGTTGATGAATTAAAAGGCAGTGGCGTGTTTAACGACGATATCGCACAGGGTATTAATAAATCTAAAGAAGGCATATTTCATGGCCTGGACAAATTTGAAGACGATTTATTTAATCCTAAACCCGCCAGTGTCTCTGTTAGCCAAGCTCAGTATGCAAGTTTAAGTAACAAAGCAGAATATAAATTTACTACCGCCGAAGGAGACGAAGTGAGTATTCGTTTTGCTGATGCTTATGAGTCACAATCAGCCAGCCGTTATCAGCAAAATGGGAATGGTGAATCTTTTGTAAGTGAGTCGTCGCAGTCTCGTGAGCTGTCATTTTCTATGTCGGTTAATGGCGATTTAAATGAGAATGAACAAAAGGCGATTAATGAGCTAATGGCTGACTTACAAAGTGTAAGTAGCACCTTTTTCAGTGGTGACTTAGACAAAGCATTTGAAGAGGCACAAGCACTAAGCTTAGGCAACGAACAGCTGGTGGCTTTTTCAATGGATTTACGACAAACCAAAACAGTCGCTGCAGTCAAAGGTTACGAAGAGTACAAGCCAGTTCCAGAAAAAGCAGTGGCAGATAAATTAGCGCCGTTTAACGACGACTTAAAAGCTGTGTTTAATAAAGCCACAGAGCTGGGCATACAAAATCAGTTATCCGGTATTATGCAGTGGTTAAATCAAGATCAAGCAGAAATAGATAAATTGGTAGATTACACCAAAGCTATGTTCGAAAACCTTAATCAATTAAATATAGCAACGGACGAGCTAACCAATCAACAATAG
- a CDS encoding serine/threonine protein kinase, which produces MSKFSFIDLTPDLILDAIESVGIYVESGLLALNSYENRVYQFVAEGGKRYVVKFYRPERWSEEQIQEEHDFAFELAEAEVPVVAPMEYNGQSLFEHQGYLFTLFPSVGGRLFEVDNLDQLDVLGRLIGRMHQVAKTKPFTQRPTLTCEEYLHTAKVHLQKSNLVPMGLETAFYTILDLVIKQAQAQYTNVKTIRLHGDCHAGNILWAGDALMFVDLDDSRQGPPIQDLWMMLSGDRQTQLLQLDTLVTAYEEFCDFDHSQLKLIEPLRAMRIIHYMGWVAKRWSDPAFVRNFSWFADDKYWEQQILALKEQLAALQEAPLKLLP; this is translated from the coding sequence ATGAGTAAATTTAGCTTTATTGATTTAACACCAGATCTAATTCTTGATGCCATAGAAAGCGTTGGTATTTATGTTGAGTCTGGTTTATTGGCATTAAATAGTTACGAAAATAGAGTGTATCAATTTGTAGCTGAAGGCGGAAAACGCTACGTTGTTAAGTTTTATCGTCCAGAGCGTTGGAGCGAGGAGCAAATACAAGAAGAACATGACTTTGCCTTTGAGCTAGCAGAGGCCGAAGTACCGGTTGTTGCGCCAATGGAATATAACGGGCAAAGCTTATTTGAACACCAAGGCTATTTATTTACTTTATTTCCAAGTGTTGGCGGGCGTTTATTTGAAGTCGACAACTTAGATCAACTTGATGTACTAGGGCGCTTAATTGGCAGAATGCACCAAGTTGCTAAAACAAAACCATTTACACAAAGGCCCACTCTAACCTGCGAAGAGTACTTACATACAGCAAAAGTTCACCTGCAAAAAAGTAACTTAGTACCTATGGGATTAGAAACCGCTTTTTATACCATTTTAGATTTGGTTATTAAGCAGGCGCAAGCACAGTATACCAATGTAAAAACGATACGTTTACATGGGGATTGCCATGCTGGCAATATATTATGGGCAGGTGATGCGTTAATGTTTGTTGATTTAGATGATAGTCGCCAGGGGCCACCCATTCAGGATTTATGGATGATGCTAAGTGGCGATCGACAAACGCAGCTGTTACAGTTAGATACCTTAGTAACCGCCTATGAAGAATTTTGTGATTTTGATCACTCGCAGCTTAAGTTGATCGAACCACTTCGGGCTATGCGTATTATCCATTACATGGGGTGGGTTGCAAAACGATGGAGCGATCCGGCTTTTGTGCGGAACTTTTCATGGTTTGCCGATGACAAATACTGGGAGCAACAAATTTTAGCACTTAAAGAACAGCTTGCCGCATTGCAAGAAGCACCGCTAAAATTATTGCCATAA
- the murI gene encoding glutamate racemase, with the protein MSAHIMVFDSGIGGTTVLEHIQQSIPDAQYSYFMDNALLPYGAQSQQTIINRLCALIHFINQQTLNVDLIVIACNTASTSALGAVRQITTIPIVGVVPAIKPAAQLTQSKHIGLLATPATISSPYTHTLIQEHADNIAVSLYSSVELVTLAEHLFFEQSLDTTKLYQELDRLNIDQSIDVLVLGCTHFPILAEPISQYFNRKVQLLDSGAAIAKRVHYLISQLNLTNNNIADTKKPLQYYATASVSSRKLAVKLVTLIDPAQNEER; encoded by the coding sequence TTGTCAGCGCACATAATGGTTTTTGATTCAGGTATTGGTGGTACTACGGTACTTGAACATATTCAGCAAAGTATTCCAGATGCGCAATACAGCTATTTTATGGATAATGCGCTATTGCCGTACGGCGCTCAGTCACAGCAAACTATTATTAACCGCTTATGTGCACTCATTCATTTTATTAACCAGCAAACGCTTAATGTAGATTTAATTGTTATTGCATGTAACACCGCCTCTACTTCAGCTCTGGGGGCGGTACGCCAAATTACTACTATTCCTATAGTGGGTGTAGTACCCGCGATAAAACCTGCTGCGCAACTTACACAATCTAAACATATCGGCCTACTGGCAACTCCAGCAACTATATCAAGTCCCTACACGCACACGCTTATACAAGAACATGCCGACAATATAGCTGTTAGCTTATATAGTAGTGTTGAACTAGTTACTTTAGCAGAGCATCTGTTTTTTGAACAAAGCTTAGATACAACTAAACTGTACCAAGAACTCGATCGTTTAAACATAGATCAGTCTATAGATGTATTAGTATTAGGCTGTACGCATTTTCCTATCTTGGCAGAGCCGATTAGTCAGTACTTTAATAGGAAAGTGCAGCTACTTGATTCCGGTGCAGCGATTGCTAAGCGAGTTCATTACTTAATTAGCCAGCTTAATTTAACGAATAACAATATTGCAGATACAAAAAAGCCGCTGCAATATTATGCAACGGCTAGTGTGAGT
- a CDS encoding thiol:disulfide interchange protein DsbA/DsbL, whose product MIKLVKAGLLAVLLPFAATSFAATFEEGVHYEVVSERATKKPEVKEFFSFYCPACNNMEPLVAEIKPMLDKGVKFKKSHVDFVGVRDTEHQQMISQALATAEVLPQKDKIIAAIFSHIHTKRANFNELADVKDVFVAQGVDGDKFDKLFKSFSVRTLSSKMKRDQDYFKEKGALRGVPTFIVNGKYKLLLGRESGISEPADITKLINYLASK is encoded by the coding sequence ATGATAAAATTAGTTAAAGCCGGTTTGCTTGCTGTATTACTACCTTTTGCTGCAACAAGTTTTGCAGCAACCTTTGAGGAAGGTGTGCATTATGAGGTTGTGTCTGAGCGCGCAACTAAAAAACCAGAAGTGAAAGAGTTTTTCTCATTTTACTGTCCTGCGTGTAATAACATGGAGCCACTGGTAGCCGAGATTAAACCAATGCTTGATAAAGGCGTAAAGTTTAAAAAGAGCCACGTTGATTTTGTTGGTGTACGCGATACCGAGCATCAGCAAATGATTAGCCAAGCGTTAGCAACGGCTGAAGTGCTACCACAAAAAGATAAAATTATTGCGGCTATCTTTAGCCACATTCATACAAAGCGCGCAAATTTTAATGAGCTAGCCGACGTAAAAGATGTGTTTGTAGCCCAAGGCGTTGATGGCGATAAGTTCGATAAGTTATTTAAAAGCTTTTCGGTACGTACATTAAGCTCAAAAATGAAGCGCGACCAAGACTACTTTAAAGAGAAAGGTGCATTGCGTGGTGTACCTACTTTTATCGTAAATGGTAAGTATAAACTGCTTCTAGGTCGCGAATCGGGTATTAGCGAACCAGCAGATATCACTAAATTAATTAACTACTTGGCAAGCAAGTAA